In one Rhodothermaceae bacterium genomic region, the following are encoded:
- a CDS encoding DUF2062 domain-containing protein: MNFGVAVLLAVIGYFIVRAVWRIYRAVGVDRPDRGKKPLQQTYRDEFGEEQEVEDARWRDLP; encoded by the coding sequence ATGAATTTCGGAGTGGCTGTTTTACTTGCGGTGATCGGATACTTTATCGTACGGGCAGTTTGGCGTATTTACAGGGCAGTGGGCGTAGATCGTCCAGACCGCGGCAAAAAGCCTTTGCAGCAGACCTATCGGGATGAGTTCGGAGAAGAGCAGGAGGTAGAGGATGCTCGTTGGCGAGATCTGCCCTGA
- a CDS encoding energy transducer TonB, whose product MRRHFDGDHYTLRLLASILVAQVLVLLCIKLWPLPLTPGPLDITYSDPEAIQMEEIVTTRQTRLAPPPPPPLPPVIRPEDIILEEDLTLDFNPLTVTGPPMDEIPAEPEGIRSTGIAASEPPKPIRIVTPEYPRSAQRRKIRAEVVITLVVDQRGEVRSPQVLERYLLDEKENTRTLVDELGYGLEEAAINAAMRSLFRPARKEGVVVASNHKLTFKFGS is encoded by the coding sequence ATGCGGCGCCATTTCGACGGAGATCATTACACCTTGCGCCTGCTTGCCAGTATCTTAGTGGCACAGGTACTGGTTTTGCTTTGCATAAAACTATGGCCTCTTCCTCTGACTCCGGGGCCCCTGGATATCACCTATTCCGATCCCGAGGCGATCCAGATGGAAGAGATTGTAACGACTCGCCAAACTCGACTTGCCCCACCTCCACCTCCACCCCTACCCCCCGTGATCCGGCCGGAAGATATTATTCTAGAGGAAGACCTGACGCTTGATTTTAACCCGCTGACGGTAACAGGTCCCCCTATGGACGAAATCCCCGCCGAGCCTGAGGGAATTCGATCAACTGGCATTGCTGCCTCCGAACCACCGAAACCAATTCGAATTGTTACACCAGAGTACCCTCGATCAGCACAACGGCGCAAAATACGTGCAGAAGTCGTGATCACACTGGTCGTAGACCAACGAGGGGAAGTTCGATCCCCGCAAGTCCTTGAGCGATACCTGCTGGATGAAAAAGAAAATACGCGGACGCTAGTGGATGAATTAGGGTATGGGCTGGAAGAAGCAGCAATAAACGCCGCCATGCGATCCCTATTTCGTCCAGCAAGAAAAGAGGGGGTTGTCGTTGCCAGTAACCACAAGCTCACCTTCAAATTCGGAAGCTAA